ctccttagtctggagaacgatcttgctaggtctttaaatttggatgatataattgatgattttgcatcagtgaagtcaaggagagttgtttgttgatgctGGCCTAcaagtcagaaattacagctgtttaagaatagtgttttatgaaaaccaaacgaaacaaacgacaacgaaaagacgaaagtttcgtcacgaaataTACTATGTAGGtcctactgaaaaagaagcgtgatgactacaaaatattattgtgctaatgtgaagttttgctagaAGTTTTCAATGTataacaaaagtgtatatttttagattcgtatatgtgtatggggttatctttttatttattttgcaaataattattatggtcagaataattggtaacttgtcacttttaacttttttttttcaatggggcTGAGCACAATGTTGCACAGAGGCCCAAAAATCCTGTCGGCAGCCCTGTCCATATATTGGAGGATGTAAATTTGCATTAACATTAAACTTCATTGCTTATTGGTATTACAACAGATTACAATATACTTCTCCAAATTTTCAGATGTAAATCTCTTTCGGTTATCAGCAAGCATGTTCTTATAAACAGAGAATGTTCTTTCAACTTCACATGAATTTAGAGGACAATACTTAAAAGCTGCTATTTCTTTAGGTGTGTAATTCTGAACAGTCTGGGGCTCACCTTGTAGAATTCCACTTATCTTTTTCACTGTTTCCAAACCTGGATTTCGTTCCTCAATTTTCTTCACCTTCTCTGTTAGAATTATCCCCATTGACCCTGGTAATTTGTTGAAAGATGTTGTGACAGTGTTCAACAAACTCACTGCAACACTCAGCTTATGAAGACCACGTTCCTCAAGTATGGTCATGGTTTCAGGAAGTGTCTTGATGTGTGCACCTATGTACGAAAGTTCACTTTGAATTCCTACATCATCTGCTGCCAATATTGCTGAATTAATACAGGCCGAATCTTCTGGATTCAGTAAATGAAGCACCTAAGAACaaacatataataaattaattatggaGAAAATAAGGACCATTGTAGGCCTGCCTcctagtattaaaatctaatatttcaatatattcaagaaatttattattgaaattcacaagaaatttatttttgaaattcaatCAAAACAAATTGCTGTTTATCTAGTAAACAAGGAAAATGTTTACTACCACGTCTTTACTACATATCTTCTTTTGGGGGTGGGGGAGGCTTTCTTTATTCCGTGGTCTAAACATACTCTCGGCAGAGCGAGCCCTAATCCAGTATTGGTTTTGGTGTTGAACAATACTTCTGAACACCTCGTAAGTACTCacgtcgttattgcattattgcATTACTTTTTTTTTGGTTTCAAGGAACATCTTGTTTATGTATTACTTATTTTTCCATATACCATCAATGCAAACCAtgtgtgtttttaattactttaagTGACATAGAATTTCTGTATTAGTATTTATGCTGGTACACTGCTCCATCGATTTAGTAGAATATGTTTGGGTCTAAAGAAAGGAACATAacagtacagacccagaaacaaaattcaggtggcccaaattttgtttctgagtctgtacaacGTAGTCTGTAGTTGTGACAAGATTCCCAAGCCTCTGCATACCGACAAGGCATTGTGTCACAATCACGTTCACATGTGAATATTTttcacaaagtaaatattattcagccCCTTGAAAGAGGCgcagatattaaagatattgctggagagtttaaggtaataattatttatttatttattaattaatttatttattttttcatatttattt
The window above is part of the Periplaneta americana isolate PAMFEO1 chromosome 11, P.americana_PAMFEO1_priV1, whole genome shotgun sequence genome. Proteins encoded here:
- the LOC138709215 gene encoding uncharacterized protein, whose protein sequence is MSKRGNLYLQVLHLLNPEDSACINSAILAADDVGIQSELSYIGAHIKTLPETMTILEERGLHKLSVAVSLLNTVTTSFNKLPGSMGIILTEKVKKIEERNPGLETVKKISGILQVHINPQPSDQEEEKELVGALTEKKLPTEGCTGVRGRRRYQMLDIKIYGSYEETKRKAENRKDWRKLGLQ